From a single Cetobacterium somerae ATCC BAA-474 genomic region:
- a CDS encoding MurR/RpiR family transcriptional regulator, with protein MEYKVINLLQTRELKAKFTKSEESILDFIEKNFDKIPKYSVVKLCEEAYASQASVNRVCKKLGFKGFSELKYSIEQDLEKMESSKNLSINNTFFYIENINFQDVQGIAEVIKENRKILIYGLGASQITASYLQRQLLYLGFQAIVVGEERMIEQFDDFILLILSSSGETLRVKHVAKKFKESGKTVVAITKSESSLDEICDFTFTHNISIDKLDAISREQQLHMIIMVNELINRVQNG; from the coding sequence ATGGAGTATAAAGTTATAAATCTATTACAAACAAGAGAGTTAAAGGCAAAGTTTACTAAAAGTGAGGAGAGCATTTTAGATTTTATTGAGAAAAATTTTGATAAAATTCCAAAATACTCTGTAGTTAAACTGTGTGAAGAGGCTTATGCTTCTCAAGCAAGTGTAAATCGAGTTTGTAAAAAGTTAGGTTTTAAAGGGTTTAGTGAATTGAAATACTCCATTGAACAGGACCTAGAGAAGATGGAAAGTTCAAAGAATTTAAGTATAAATAATACATTTTTTTATATAGAGAATATAAACTTTCAAGATGTTCAAGGGATAGCAGAGGTAATAAAAGAGAATAGAAAAATATTAATATATGGTCTTGGAGCTTCTCAAATAACAGCCTCTTATCTTCAGAGACAGCTATTATATTTAGGATTTCAAGCTATTGTAGTAGGTGAAGAGAGAATGATAGAGCAATTTGATGATTTTATACTGCTTATCCTATCAAGTTCAGGAGAAACTTTAAGAGTTAAGCATGTAGCTAAAAAGTTTAAAGAGAGTGGAAAAACTGTAGTAGCTATAACAAAATCAGAAAGTTCTTTAGATGAAATCTGTGATTTTACATTTACTCATAATATTTCAATAGATAAATTAGATGCTATATCTCGTGAACAGCAGCTACATATGATAATTATGGTTAATGAACTAATAAATAGAGTTCAAAATGGATAA
- a CDS encoding 6-phospho-alpha-glucosidase — protein sequence MNKKEFTITIAGGGSTWTPGLLKALCKRKGTFPLKRVVLFDNNPERQEVIGEFAKVLFKEEYPTVDFEYTTSPEVAFTGTDFVFCQIRTGGYKMRELDEKIPLSLGAIGQETCGPGGFAYGMRSIGDMIKLIEEVRKYAPEAWFLNYTNPAAIVADALKKAFPNDKKILNICDQPVNLLRSYGRLLGMDSSEFEPVYFGLNHFGWFTNIYDKNGVDLVPKLKDITLNSGFKPADAEQRDQSWLDTYAMVRDMLVDFPDYMPNTYLQYYYYPEYKKAKLDPEYTRANEVMNGREKRVFEECREIAARGSMGESNVVHNDAHGEMIVEVAESIAFNENRIYIVIVQNNGLISNLDDDVMVEVAANLGINGPRPFGVGKIGTFYKGLMEQQFAYERLTVEAWFEGSYAKALQALTLNRTIVDAKKARKILDALIEANKEYWPTLR from the coding sequence ATGAATAAAAAAGAGTTTACAATAACGATTGCAGGTGGAGGAAGTACTTGGACACCAGGGCTTTTAAAGGCTCTGTGTAAAAGGAAGGGAACTTTCCCATTAAAAAGAGTTGTACTTTTTGACAATAATCCTGAAAGACAAGAAGTTATAGGGGAGTTTGCAAAGGTTCTTTTTAAGGAGGAATATCCAACAGTAGATTTTGAGTATACAACTTCTCCAGAAGTAGCTTTTACAGGGACAGATTTTGTATTTTGTCAAATTAGAACTGGTGGATATAAAATGAGAGAGTTAGATGAGAAGATACCACTAAGTCTAGGAGCAATAGGTCAGGAAACTTGTGGTCCAGGTGGATTTGCTTACGGTATGAGATCTATTGGGGATATGATAAAACTTATAGAAGAGGTTAGAAAATACGCTCCTGAAGCTTGGTTTTTAAACTATACAAACCCAGCAGCAATAGTGGCAGATGCACTTAAGAAAGCTTTTCCAAATGATAAAAAAATTCTAAATATCTGTGATCAACCAGTAAATCTTTTAAGATCATATGGAAGACTTTTAGGGATGGATTCAAGTGAGTTTGAACCTGTTTATTTTGGATTAAATCACTTTGGATGGTTCACAAATATCTATGATAAAAATGGAGTGGACTTAGTTCCTAAATTAAAGGATATAACTTTAAACTCTGGATTTAAACCAGCTGATGCAGAGCAAAGAGATCAGTCATGGTTAGACACATATGCAATGGTAAGAGATATGTTAGTGGATTTCCCTGACTATATGCCAAATACATATTTACAATACTATTACTACCCTGAGTATAAAAAGGCAAAGTTAGATCCAGAGTACACTAGAGCCAATGAAGTTATGAATGGAAGAGAAAAAAGAGTTTTTGAAGAGTGCAGAGAGATTGCAGCAAGAGGAAGTATGGGAGAGTCTAATGTTGTTCATAATGATGCTCATGGGGAGATGATTGTTGAAGTTGCTGAATCAATAGCTTTCAATGAAAATAGAATCTATATAGTGATAGTTCAAAATAACGGACTGATAAGTAACTTAGATGATGATGTAATGGTAGAGGTAGCGGCTAACTTAGGAATCAACGGACCAAGACCATTTGGAGTTGGGAAAATAGGAACATTCTATAAGGGACTTATGGAGCAGCAGTTTGCTTATGAAAGATTAACAGTAGAGGCTTGGTTTGAAGGATCATATGCTAAAGCACTTCAAGCTTTAACATTAAATAGAACAATTGTTGATGCTAAAAAAGCTAGAAAAATTTTAGATGCATTAATTGAGGCAAATAAGGAGTATTGGCCAACATTAAGATAA
- a CDS encoding transketolase, with product MSDIIQMEKFAKDIRKETLKMLLNRGFGHIGGAMSIVETLAVLYSNMKINPQDPKNLDRDFFVLSKGHAGPSLYSTLALKGFFPLETLMTLNDNGTTLPSHPDRNLTPGIDMTTGSLGQGISAAVGIALGLLRDGSERQVYCIVGDGELNEGQCWEAIQFAAHFKLTNFTLFVDNNKKQLDGPNDEICETFSILEKLRSFGFHSMQVKGDSVGEIQTALKGDNFGKPKAIVLDTIKGQGVKYFEDLKANHHVRFDDEMKGVLLWEIQNFEKGDKEDDNE from the coding sequence ATGAGCGATATTATTCAAATGGAAAAGTTTGCTAAAGATATTCGAAAAGAGACGCTAAAAATGCTTTTAAATAGAGGTTTTGGACATATTGGTGGAGCTATGTCTATTGTAGAAACTCTTGCAGTTCTATATTCAAATATGAAGATTAATCCCCAAGACCCTAAAAATTTAGATAGAGATTTCTTTGTTTTATCTAAAGGTCATGCAGGTCCTAGTTTATACTCCACTCTTGCATTAAAAGGATTTTTTCCTTTAGAAACTTTAATGACACTAAATGACAATGGAACTACTCTACCTAGCCATCCTGATAGAAATTTAACTCCAGGAATTGATATGACAACTGGTTCTTTAGGACAGGGCATCTCTGCTGCCGTTGGAATAGCTCTAGGTCTTTTAAGAGATGGTAGTGAAAGACAGGTTTACTGTATTGTTGGAGATGGCGAACTAAACGAGGGACAGTGCTGGGAAGCTATTCAGTTTGCTGCTCACTTTAAACTTACTAACTTCACTCTTTTTGTAGATAACAATAAAAAACAATTAGATGGACCTAATGATGAGATTTGTGAAACTTTTAGTATCTTAGAAAAACTTAGAAGTTTTGGATTCCACTCTATGCAAGTTAAAGGCGATTCTGTTGGAGAGATTCAAACAGCTTTAAAAGGGGATAACTTTGGAAAACCTAAAGCCATTGTTTTAGATACTATTAAAGGTCAAGGTGTTAAATACTTTGAAGATTTAAAAGCAAATCACCATGTTAGATTTGATGATGAAATGAAGGGAGTTCTTCTTTGGGAGATTCAAAACTTTGAAAAAGGTGATAAGGAGGATGACAATGAGTAA
- a CDS encoding transketolase family protein, which translates to MSNLILETTEMRKAYSETLKELIKEDKNVYVLEADLSEAITTTSIGVDYPNNFVNCGIMEANMVGVASGLSLLGKIPFIHTFSPFATRRCYDQIFLSGGFAKTNIKILGSDTGITSQYNGGTHTSFEDIALMREIPGATVITATDATMLKYLIREIKDIYGIHYITTIRKNAYKIYDENEKFEIGKGKVLKDGKDFTIISSGIMVAEALKAAEDLEKQGISAAVIDMFTIKPIDKNLIIEYAKKTGKIITAENHNVTGGLGSAVAEVLVENYPVPMRKVGVEDRFGQVGTQDFLQKEYGLTAEKIIEKASELALGGKL; encoded by the coding sequence ATGAGTAATCTTATATTAGAAACTACAGAGATGAGAAAAGCATATAGCGAAACATTAAAAGAACTTATTAAAGAGGATAAAAACGTATATGTTTTAGAAGCTGATCTTTCAGAGGCTATAACTACAACATCTATTGGTGTGGATTATCCCAATAATTTTGTTAACTGTGGAATTATGGAAGCTAATATGGTAGGAGTTGCAAGCGGATTATCTCTTCTTGGAAAAATCCCTTTTATTCATACATTTAGCCCTTTTGCTACTAGAAGATGCTATGATCAGATATTTTTATCTGGAGGTTTTGCTAAAACAAATATAAAAATATTAGGTTCTGATACAGGGATTACATCACAATATAATGGGGGAACTCACACATCTTTTGAAGATATTGCTCTTATGAGAGAGATTCCCGGAGCTACAGTTATCACAGCAACTGACGCTACTATGTTAAAATATCTAATTCGTGAGATAAAAGATATCTATGGAATCCACTATATTACAACAATTAGAAAAAATGCTTATAAAATATATGATGAAAATGAAAAATTTGAAATTGGAAAAGGAAAAGTCTTAAAAGATGGTAAAGACTTTACGATAATCAGTAGTGGTATAATGGTTGCAGAAGCTTTAAAAGCTGCTGAAGACCTGGAAAAACAAGGGATTAGTGCTGCTGTTATTGATATGTTTACTATAAAACCTATAGATAAGAATCTAATTATTGAATATGCTAAAAAAACTGGAAAAATTATAACAGCTGAAAATCATAATGTAACTGGTGGTCTTGGAAGTGCTGTTGCTGAGGTTCTTGTTGAAAACTATCCTGTACCTATGAGAAAAGTTGGTGTAGAAGATAGATTTGGACAAGTGGGAACACAAGACTTCCTACAAAAAGAGTATGGTTTAACAGCTGAAAAAATTATAGAAAAGGCAAGTGAACTTGCTTTGGGAGGAAAGCTATGA
- the fsa gene encoding fructose-6-phosphate aldolase, producing the protein MKIFIDTANVNEIREAAKMGCISGVTTNPSLIAKEGRDFKEVVTEICEIVDGPISAEVISLKADEMIAEALELAKIHSNIVIKLPITKDGLEACRHLVNRGIKTNVTLIFTANQALLAARAGATYVSPFLGRLDDTGVNGIELIKEIAEIFKIHNISSEIIAASIRNTYHSKEAAKAGAHIGTIPYPILCKMLEHPLTDAGIAKFLADWNR; encoded by the coding sequence ATGAAAATTTTTATCGACACTGCTAATGTTAACGAGATTAGAGAAGCTGCAAAGATGGGGTGTATCTCTGGAGTTACTACAAATCCATCTCTAATTGCTAAAGAGGGAAGAGATTTTAAAGAGGTTGTAACTGAGATTTGTGAAATTGTAGATGGGCCTATCAGTGCTGAAGTTATCTCTTTAAAAGCTGATGAGATGATTGCCGAAGCTTTAGAGCTTGCAAAAATTCACAGCAATATAGTTATAAAACTTCCTATTACAAAAGATGGATTAGAAGCTTGTAGACATCTTGTAAATAGAGGTATTAAAACAAATGTAACTCTTATTTTTACAGCTAACCAAGCTCTTTTAGCTGCAAGAGCTGGAGCTACTTATGTTAGTCCTTTCCTTGGAAGACTTGATGATACTGGAGTAAATGGTATTGAATTAATAAAAGAGATTGCTGAAATTTTTAAAATTCATAATATCAGTAGTGAAATTATAGCAGCTAGTATTAGAAACACTTACCATTCTAAAGAAGCTGCTAAAGCTGGAGCACATATTGGAACAATTCCATACCCTATTCTTTGTAAAATGTTAGAGCACCCTCTTACTGATGCTGGAATCGCTAAGTTTTTAGCTGATTGGAATAGATAA